The genomic stretch AAAAGCCCGACATTATGCCGGGCTTCGTTGATTTCTGGCGGAGAGAGAGGGATTCGAACCCTCGGTGGAGTTTTACCCCCACACTCGCTTAGCAGGCGAGCGCCTTCAGCCGACTCGGCCATCTCTCCGTGGCAGCGAATTAACGCATGAGCAAAATTGGCGGAGGGAGTAGGATTCGAACCCACGGAGCTGTTACACTCAACGGTTTTCAAGACCGCCGCTTTCGACCACTCAGCCATCCCTCCATTATGATAATGTTTTTAACTATCACTTTGCCAATTTCAGGTCAATATTTTTATTGAAGAGTTGCCATGGAAGTATTATTGTTAGTTGACACAATGAGGTAATTGTGATTTCCGGATAGTGTCAAAAAATAAGGAGATAATTTATGAAGCAAAAATATTTCATTTTGAAAAACACGGAAAAAAACGAGCTCATCATCAGGGAGTTTGCCGAGTTAGACAAGGAATCCTTCTCTTTGCTGTGCGAAGAGACATTTCAAAAAGATCAAATCACATCCGCCATTGCCAAAGGCAAAGAGGCGCTTGTTGCGACTATACGAACGAAAAACATGTATCCGATTGGGCCATTCGCAGCGAAAATAGCTGAAGAGGTTACCAATTTATATGAATCCAAAGACAAGGATTCCATCGAGCTTGCTTTTGACGACATAGATATTCTGACAAAAGAACGTGTGGCTCACAAGCCCTTGGATGATATTGAGAGCGAGCCGGTTGAAATTGATGAGTTGCTTGTCGAAGATGTAGCCCCGGCCTTTGACGATAGTGAAATCGATAATATTTCTTATCCGATACAGATTGCAGACGATGATGCCGTCAATACAGACGATGAGGAATAATGTGCCTTGCCATTCCGTCCAAAATTGTAAAAATTGAAAATCTTACAGCGACAATCGATGTTGACGGTGTTCAACGAGAAGCCAGCCTAATGCTGCTGGAAGCCCCCAGGGTTGGAGACTATGTCATTGTACACGCCGGTTTTGCCATCCACAAAATAAATGAAAATGATGCCCTGGAATCCTTGAAGCTCATCAGAGAAACAGTTTCGTTGATGTTCGGCGATCAAGAGGAGGGAACGGATAGCGATTGACCGAAGCGCGCGTTGCCAGAAGAGTTGAAATCAACGGAATCGTTCAAGGGGTCGGCTTCCGGCCCTTTGTTTACCAGCTCGCACACCACTATCAGTTGAAAGGTGAAGTCGCCAATACATCCTCAGGGGTTGCCATCCATATTGAAGGGCCCCAAGCGAATGTTGAATCTTTTTCCAAGGATCTTGTCCCAAAATGCCCGCCGCTGGCCCATATCACTGAGGTTTCGTTTTATTTTGAGCATATCAAAGATTTTAAGGACTTTACAATTGTCGACAGCAGGCATCAGGCGCTGATGACTACCCTGATATCGCCGGATGTGGCAACTTGCGACGACTGCCGGCGAGAACTGCTTGACGCCAATGATCGACGCTTTAAATACCCGTTTATCAACTGCACCAACTGTGGGCCGCGTTATACCATCATTGACGACGTTCCCTATGACCGGCCCAAAACCTCCATGAAACATTTTACCATGTGCGCCCCCTGCCAGGCGGAATATGATGATCCGGCCGACAGACGCTTTCATGCCCAGCCCAATGCCTGTGAAACGTGCGGCCCCCATCTAGACCTTTATGATAACACCCGGCAAAAGGTGTCGACCCCAAGGCCTCTTGAAAAGACGGCCGCCCTGTTAAATCAAGGATGCATTATCGCCGTCAAGGGCTTGGGCGGTTTCCACCTGGCTGTGGACGCCGAAAACGACCAGGCTGTTGAAGCCTTGAGAAAACGAAAACTTCGGGAAGAAAAACCCATGGCGTTGATGTCCTATGATATCGAAAGTATCCGGAGATTTGCACACATCGAACCGGATGAAGAAGATCTTTTAACTTCACCCCAACGCCCGATCGTACTGCTTAGAAAAAAAAAACCGAATTCGATTTCGAAAGCTGTAGCACCCCGCAACCGCTATTTCGGGGTGCTGCTGCCGTATACCCCTTTGCACTATCTTCTGTTAAGTTACGGGTTCACCGCCCTGGTGATGACCAGCGGCAACCTGAGCGAAGAGCCGATTGCCATAGACAACCACGATGCGTTTGAGCGGCTGGCGGATATCGCCGATTATTTTTTGATTCACAATCGTAATATTTACTTGCGCAGTGATGATTCCATTGCCCGCAAAACAGCCGGAACCACCCGCTTTATCCGGCGCTCAAGGGGTTATGTCCCGGCACCTGTTTTCCTTAATAAAAAAGTCCCGCCCATTCTGGCCTGCGGGGCTGAACTGAAAAACACGGTATGCCTGACCAAAGATAACAAGGCCTTTTTAAGCCAGCATATCGGCGACCTTGAAAACCTGGCAACGTATGATTTTTTTCAGTTGACGATCCGGCACATGCAGAGAATACTTGATATTCAGCCGGAAATCATTGCTTTTGACCTTCATCCGGATTATTTGAGCACCCGGTATGCCGAGCAGCAGGAGGGAATTCTAAAGATCCGGGTCCAGCACCATCACGCCCACATTATCAGTGTCATGGCCGAAAACCGGATCGACGGCCCAGTCATCGGACTGGCGCTTGACGGCACCGGTTTCGGAAGCGACGGCGCCATCTGGGGGGGAGAAATCCTGATTGCCGACCACCAAACGTATTCCCGGGCTGCACACTTTGCCTATGTGCCCATGCCCGGAAGTGCCGCCGCCATCAAGGAACCCTGGCGTATGGCCATCAGTTACCTCTATGATGCCTTCGGGGATGAATTCCAGGACCTTGACCTCCCGCTGCTGAAAGCCATCGATAGCAAAAAGATAACGATCATGGCGGATCTGATTAAAAAGAGGCTCAACGCGCCCCTAACCTCCAGCTTGGGGCGCCTGTTTGACGGTATCGCCGCCATCGCAGGAATACGATACAAGATCGCTTTCGAAGGACAGGCTGCCATGGAGTTGGAAATGCTGGCAGATAACAAAGAAACCGACATTTACGACTACGAATGGACCGTTGCGGACAGGCACATTATTTTAACCCGGCCGATCATCAAGGGCGTGGTCCAAGACATGCTGCAGGGCGTGCATTCGTCGGTGATCAGCGGCAAGTTCCACCAGACCCTGATCCGGATGTTTTCCGAACTGTGCGAGGTTATTCGTAAGCAGAGCGGATTGAACCGCGTGCTGCTCAGCGGCGGTGTGTTCCAGAATTCGCTCCTGTTAACCGGGCTGATCCGTACCCTCGAAATGAATAAGTTTAAAGTTTTTTCACACACCCAGGTCCCGACCAATGACGGGGGCATCTGCCTCGGTCAGGCCCTGGTTGCAGCCGCAGTTGCCAATAAAATTTGACAGGATTGACTGGATAAAACATGATACCACCTGATTGAGCTAGCGCTCAATTAGCCAATTTGATCAAGTATATCCTGTGTATCCTGTCAACAAAAAGCAAGATAGGCGCCTTAAACCAACGAATTTCATTATTAATGGACTAATCCATGGCCATCAAACATTCGGAAGAATACCGCGATCCCGGGATCTCGCGCAACATCGCAAAACGGATTGACGCGGCCAGTCGAAAACCGGTCCGTTTGATGGAGGTCTGCGGAACGCATACCGTGGCAATTTTCAAAAGCGGGATCCGGGAACTTTTGCCAAAGACGATTGCGCTGCTTTCCGGCCCGGGGTGTCCTGTGTGCGTTACCGCCCAGAACGAAATCGACGCTTTTATCGCCCTATCCGGAATTGAGGATGTCATTGTAACAACCTTCGGCGATCTTGTGAGGGTCCCGGGAACCGATTCTTCCCTCCATCTGGAACGTGCCAAGGGTCATGATATCCGCATCGTTTATTCAACGTTTGATGCCCTTGAGATTGCCAGAAGGAACCCCGAAAAAAACATCGTTTTTTTGGGCGTGGGCTTTGAGACCACCGCACCGACAGTCGCGGCCTCCATCCTGACTGCACAACAGATGAACATCGACAACTTCTTTGTCTTTTGCGCCCACAAATTGGTTCCGCCGGCCTTGGTCGCCCTATGTGAAGCCAAGCGCACCAACATCGACGGTTTTGTCCTCCCCGGCCATGTTTCCGTAATAATCGGTACAAAGGCCTATCAGCCTTTTTTCGAACAGTTTCAAGTCCCATGTGTCGTGGCGGGATTCGAGCCGGTCGATATCCTGCAAGCCATCCTGACGCTGGTCCAGCAGATCGAAACCGGCAGACCGGAACTTTCCAACGCCTACCAGCGGGCGGTAACATTTGAGGGCAACTCAAAGGCCCGAAAGATCATGCAGGATGTATTTGAAACTGCGGATGCGAACTGGCGCGGCATCGGGACGATTCCGGGAAGCGGTCTTAAGATTAGAAGCAAATTTGCTGCCTTTGACGCCCGCAACGCATTCAACGTCATTGTTCCCGAGGCAAAGGAATTCAAGGGCTGTATTTGCGGCCAAGTTCTCACCGGCATAAGCGTTCCGAGCGACTGCCCGCTCTATAAAAAAGCCTGCACTCCCATGGAACCGGTAGGTCCCTGCATGGTCTCCAGCGAAGGAACCTGCGCAGCATACTATCGCTACCACGGCACCTGATTTGGCCCCGGATTGTCATACCTGAAACAAGTATAGCAAGCCGCCGGGCCATTGCCTTCATTCGTAATGCGCGTCCACACTTTCTGCCGGCTTATCCTGCCAGCCGCCGCCGAGGGCTTTGTAAAGGGCCACCAGGTTGGTGGAGACAGTGCGGGTGCTTTGCACCAGAGCGTCTTCGGTGGTATAAAGTGCGCGCTGGGCCTGCAGCACGTTCAAAAAGTCGGTTTGCCCCTCGGTATATAGCGTTTCGGATAGCGTCACGGCTTTGCGATTGGCGGCCACGGCCGCCATGAGCGCGTTGCGATGGGCCTGTTCTTTGGCTGAGGCGATCAGTGCATTTTCGACTTCCTGCAGGGCGGTTAATACGGTCTGCTGATAGGCAATGATCTCCTGCTCCTGCAAGGCCTTTTGCAGCTCCACACCGGCGCGGATCCGGCCGGTCTCAAACAGACGCCAGCGCACCGATGGACCGAAAGACCAAAAGCGGTTGGCCCAGTCGAACCACGAACTGAAATCGCTGGATTGAAAGCCGGTGGAACCGGCGATGGTGAACTTGGGGAACAGCTCGGCCGCAGCTACGCCGATGCGCGCCGTGGCCGCATGGATCCGGGCTTCGGCCCTGCGGATGTCCGGTCGACGGCGCAGCAGTTCCGACGGCACACCGGCAGGCACCTGCGGCGGGGATCCCGGAATGGTTCCGACCGGAGATAATTCCGCTCTCAAAGCCGCCGGCGGGGCGCCCAAAAGGACACTGAGGCTGTGGATCGCCTGTTGGGTTGAAGACTCCAGCAGGGGGATCTGGGCGGAAGTGGTGGCGGTTTGGGCCTCGGCGTTGGCCACGTCCAGTCCGCTGACAAATCCGCCCTCGAAGCGTTGGCGGGTCAATAGAGCGCTGTGTTCCTGGGTCGCCAGGTTCTGCCGGGTAATGGCGATTTGCTGCTGAAAGGTGCGCAGGTTGATGTAGTTGCGTGCCACCTCGGCCGTCAAGGTCACAAGGACGTCCCGATGCGTTTCGACGGCGGCTTGCAGATCGGCTTCGGCGGCTTCCAGATTGCGCCGCTGTCCGCCGAAAAGATCGATTTCTCAGCCGGCGTCAAAGCCGGCCTGGTATTGATTATCGGTAGCCGCACCGGTTCGATTTCCGGCGGAAGAGCGGTTGCGTTGATAAGCACCCGAGGCGTCGAGCGTCGGGCCCAGGCCCCCTGCGGCCACGCTTTTGGCTGCACGGGCCTGGCGAATGCGGGCCTCGGCCAGTTTAAGATCAAGATTGGAGGCGGCCGCCCTTTCTACCAGTGACGTTAAAATCGGATCTTGAAAAACGGTCCACCAGTCTGCCAATTTATTATCATCAGATGCCGACGCCAGGCGTGAGGATTCCGCAGTGGAAGCGGCCCAGTCGGCGGGCACCGTCACCTGTGGGCGCTGGAAGTCAGGACCCATCATACAGCCGGATAACAAGGCCAGGCTGAGCCCGGCCATCAGGGCCAGAGAAGGTCTCGCAGCGTGCCATAACCGCAGGCTTCCTGGAAATGTGCTGAGAGACTTTTTCGACGAGTTTTTAAAAATGGCCGATGGCCAATGACCAATGTCAAACAAGGTTTTTGTCCTTTTAAACTGGTTTGATGTTTTTTGCAGCCGGATCAAGGGTAATCGAAATATCCATGTCGCAAAAAGTGATCATTCGTAACGCAAGGCCTCAATGGGATCCAGCAGCGAGGCTTTCCAAGCCGGATAGAATCCGAAGACAATGCCGACGGCGGCCGAGACCAGCACGGCAGCGACAATGGCCGTAAAAGAGGTTTCTACCGGCCAACGCAGCAACAGGCGCACCAAGTGCGAGCCACCGTGGCCCAGCAGGATGCCCAAGGCCCCGCCTACCAGGCAGAGGACCACGGCTTCCACCAGGAACTGCCGCAGGATGTCACGGCTGCGGGCCCCGACCGCCATGCGCAGGCCGATCTCGCGGGTCCGTTCCGTGACCGAAACCAGCATGATGTTCATGATTCCCACCCCGCCCACCACCAGAGAGATCATGGCCACGCAGAGCAAAAGATTGGTCATCAAGGTCGTGGTCGCTGAAAGGGTGTTGGATATCTCCGTCATGTCGCGGAGACTGAAATCGTCCGGTTCGCCCGGGCGAATGCGATGTCGCTCGCGCAGCGCCGTGGTGATCTGCCGTATGGCGGCGGGAATTTCATCGGTGCTTCGCGCCGCCGCCAGAATATGATCGATATTGGCGAAGCGCACCGGCATGGGATTGTCGGCGGCCTGGATCTCCGACCTTTCCGGGTAGAGGCTGGGCTGGCCGCCTGGGTAGAGATTGCTCAGCGTGTTCACCGAGCTGCTTGAGGAACTGCCGGCAGCGCTCTGGTTGGTGTTTTCGAGCGTGGAGCCCGTCACCCGGTACTTGATCGTGGACCATGGCGCCAGGATGACGTCGTCCTGGTCCATACCCATCATGTTGGCGCCTTTGCGGCCGAGCACGCCCACAACCCGGAAGGCTACGTTCTTGATGCGGATCTCCCTTCCTACCGGCGATTCTCCTTGAAACAGCTCACGCACCAGAGTCTGTCCCAACAGGCAGACCTTGTTGGCGTTTAGGACGTCCCGATCGGTAAAGAGTTCCCGCGCCCATGGTCCAGTTCTGCACGTCCAGAAATGCCGGCGTGACGCCGTAAATAAACGTCGGGACCCAGTTGCGGCTGCCGTAAACCACCTGGGCCCTGGTATGGACGAGGGGAGCGGCGTTGCGAATGGACGGGCATTCCCGCAGAATGGCCTCGCAGTCTTCGGGCGTGAGGGTCGTGGCGCTGCCCGATCCGAAGGTCACACCGCCGCTTGAGGCCGCACCGGGACTCAGATTCAGGACATTGGCCCCCATGCTGGAAATCGCCTTGCGGATGGCCCCCGAGGAGCCGGCGCCAATCTCCATCATAGCGATGACGGCACCGACACCGATCACGATGCCCAATGTCGTCAGCATAGCCCGCATCGGGTTGCGCCGCAGAGCCTTCATGGCCGTTCGAACCGTGCGATAGATCTTCATTTTGCGTCTTCCCTTTTTGCCGATGGCTGCTCGCACGCTAGCTGAGAAGCAAGCAGCCCCCCAGGGTCGCCCAAAGCACCGTCAACGATCACACCGTCGTGGATGTGGATGACGCGACCGGCACACCGGGCCACCATGGCGTCGTGGGTGACCACGATGATGGTGATAGCTTCTGTTTGATTGAGCTGCTGGAACATGTCTAGAACTTCTTTGCTGGTGCGCGAGTCGAGGTTGCCGGTAGGCTCGTCGGCGAACAGCAATGACGGGCGGTTGATCAGGGCCCGGGCGATGGCCACCCGCTGCTGCTGGCCGCCGGAAAGCCGCGAAGGTTCATAATTTAGGCGGTCCTGCAGCCCGACGCGGCCAAGAATCTCTGCGGCCCGCTGCCGGGCATCACGCTCGGAAATATTGCCGGCGGCGTACGACAACGGCATGGCCACGTTATCCAGGGCGCTGGTACGCGGCAGCAGGTTGAAGTTCTGAAAAACAAATCCCAACTTGCGGTTGCGCAGCAGGGCGCGCTGGTCGGCGGGGAGCCGCGACACTTCTTCCCCGTCGAGCCGATAGGTTCCCGAATCGGGTCGATCAAGGCACCCCAGAATGTTCATCAGGGTGCTTTTACCCGATCCGGACGTACCCATCAGAGCGACCATTTCACCGCGGGCCACCGTCAGCGAGACGCCCTTGAGCACGGGTACGGCGATGTCGCCCATTTGATAGGTTTTGTAAATGTCGTGCAGCTTGACGATAGGTTCCATAGCTATATTGTTCCGACCTGGTCCGAATGCATCAGCGCGATCCTTCACTTCGGCTGCGTCGCAGGAACTGCGGCGTGAATGGATTTTTGGCATCGGCCGGCGCGGCTTTTTGGCTCTGGATGCCGGTAACGACCGTCCGACCATCGGTCAGGTCCTGGCCTTGGACCTGGGTCACTGCGCCGTCGCTCAACCCGACGCGCACCGTTACAGGGCGCACGTATTGTCCCTCCAGCGACCAGATG from Candidatus Desulfatibia profunda encodes the following:
- a CDS encoding ABC transporter ATP-binding protein, coding for MVKLHDIYKTYQMGDIAVPVLKGVSLTVARGEMVALMGTSGSGKSTLMNILGCLDRPDSGTYRLDGEEVSRLPADQRALLRNRKLGFVFQNFNLLPRTSALDNVAMPLSYAAGNISERDARQRAAEILGRVGLQDRLNYEPSRLSGGQQQRVAIARALINRPSLLFADEPTGNLDSRTSKEVLDMFQQLNQTEAITIIVVTHDAMVARCAGRVIHIHDGVIVDGALGDPGGLLASQLACEQPSAKREDAK
- a CDS encoding efflux transporter outer membrane subunit; the protein is MDLFGGQRRNLEAAEADLQAAVETHRDVLVTLTAEVARNYINLRTFQQQIAITRQNLATQEHSALLTRQRFEGGFVSGLDVANAEAQTATTSAQIPLLESSTQQAIHSLSVLLGAPPAALRAELSPVGTIPGSPPQVPAGVPSELLRRRPDIRRAEARIHAATARIGVAAAELFPKFTIAGSTGFQSSDFSSWFDWANRFWSFGPSVRWRLFETGRIRAGVELQKALQEQEIIAYQQTVLTALQEVENALIASAKEQAHRNALMAAVAANRKAVTLSETLYTEGQTDFLNVLQAQRALYTTEDALVQSTRTVSTNLVALYKALGGGWQDKPAESVDAHYE
- a CDS encoding TolC family protein, translating into MFDIGHWPSAIFKNSSKKSLSTFPGSLRLWHAARPSLALMAGLSLALLSGCMMGPDFQRPQVTVPADWAASTAESSRLASASDDNKLADWWTVFQDPILTSLVERAAASNLDLKLAEARIRQARAAKSVAAGGLGPTLDASGAYQRNRSSAGNRTGAATDNQYQAGFDAG
- a CDS encoding HypC/HybG/HupF family hydrogenase formation chaperone, with protein sequence MCLAIPSKIVKIENLTATIDVDGVQREASLMLLEAPRVGDYVIVHAGFAIHKINENDALESLKLIRETVSLMFGDQEEGTDSD
- the hypF gene encoding carbamoyltransferase HypF, whose amino-acid sequence is MTEARVARRVEINGIVQGVGFRPFVYQLAHHYQLKGEVANTSSGVAIHIEGPQANVESFSKDLVPKCPPLAHITEVSFYFEHIKDFKDFTIVDSRHQALMTTLISPDVATCDDCRRELLDANDRRFKYPFINCTNCGPRYTIIDDVPYDRPKTSMKHFTMCAPCQAEYDDPADRRFHAQPNACETCGPHLDLYDNTRQKVSTPRPLEKTAALLNQGCIIAVKGLGGFHLAVDAENDQAVEALRKRKLREEKPMALMSYDIESIRRFAHIEPDEEDLLTSPQRPIVLLRKKKPNSISKAVAPRNRYFGVLLPYTPLHYLLLSYGFTALVMTSGNLSEEPIAIDNHDAFERLADIADYFLIHNRNIYLRSDDSIARKTAGTTRFIRRSRGYVPAPVFLNKKVPPILACGAELKNTVCLTKDNKAFLSQHIGDLENLATYDFFQLTIRHMQRILDIQPEIIAFDLHPDYLSTRYAEQQEGILKIRVQHHHAHIISVMAENRIDGPVIGLALDGTGFGSDGAIWGGEILIADHQTYSRAAHFAYVPMPGSAAAIKEPWRMAISYLYDAFGDEFQDLDLPLLKAIDSKKITIMADLIKKRLNAPLTSSLGRLFDGIAAIAGIRYKIAFEGQAAMELEMLADNKETDIYDYEWTVADRHIILTRPIIKGVVQDMLQGVHSSVISGKFHQTLIRMFSELCEVIRKQSGLNRVLLSGGVFQNSLLLTGLIRTLEMNKFKVFSHTQVPTNDGGICLGQALVAAAVANKI
- the hypD gene encoding hydrogenase formation protein HypD — its product is MAIKHSEEYRDPGISRNIAKRIDAASRKPVRLMEVCGTHTVAIFKSGIRELLPKTIALLSGPGCPVCVTAQNEIDAFIALSGIEDVIVTTFGDLVRVPGTDSSLHLERAKGHDIRIVYSTFDALEIARRNPEKNIVFLGVGFETTAPTVAASILTAQQMNIDNFFVFCAHKLVPPALVALCEAKRTNIDGFVLPGHVSVIIGTKAYQPFFEQFQVPCVVAGFEPVDILQAILTLVQQIETGRPELSNAYQRAVTFEGNSKARKIMQDVFETADANWRGIGTIPGSGLKIRSKFAAFDARNAFNVIVPEAKEFKGCICGQVLTGISVPSDCPLYKKACTPMEPVGPCMVSSEGTCAAYYRYHGT